AGCGTCCGCCGGGCTTTTTCGTGTTCGTGGGTCTTCACGTTCCGGACGTTTCCGAGGCGCCGCCTCACTTGCCGGAACGAGCCTCGTCCGAACCGCTCCGCCCCCTCACAGTGAGGCGTTAGGTGTGGGGGTGTTGTCGAGGAAAGCGCGGAACTCCTCGGCGGGCAGCGGGACGGAGAACAGGTAGCCCTGGTACGCGTCGAGGCCGATCGCGCGGAGCAGGTGGTGCTGGGTGGAGTTCTCGACGCCCTCGGCGATGCAGGTGAGCCCCATGGTGCGGGCGAGTTCGGCCACGACTCGGGCGATCCCCAGGTCGGTGATCTCGGTGCCGAGCCCGGAGACGAACTTCCGGTCGAGCTTGATGATCTGCGTGGGCAGGTCCCTGAGCCTGGCCAGCGAGGAGTAACCGCTGCCGAAGTCGTCCATGGCGAACCGCACGCCGGTGTCGGTGAGCCTGCGCATGGCCTGGAGCGGTTGTTCCTCCAGCGCCGCGATGACGGTTTCGACCATCTCCAGCACCAGGTTCTCGGGCGAGGTACCCGCCTCGTTGATCGCCGCGGAGACCTCCTCGACGAAGCCCGGTTGTTCGGGACGCAGACCGGCCAGGTTCACCGCGACACCCACCGGCCGGCCGTCCGGGCGTTGCCACCCGGCCGACTCGCGCAGCGCGGTGCGCAGGACGCAACGGTCCAGTTCGGCCAGCAGTCCGCCGTGTTCGGCCACCGTGAGCACGACGTCCGGGCTGAGTGGCCCGTGCTCGGGATGGCTCCACCGCAGCAGTGCCTCGGCCAGGACCACGGACCCGTCGTTGGCGAGGATGGGCTGGTAGTGCACCCCCAGCCGGTCGTTGTTGATCGCCTCCCGCAGCTGTTGCTCCATGGCGAGCTGGTCGATTCCCGCCTGGCTGGGCAGCACGCGGCCTAGGGCTATGTTCGTCTGGCCCTGGCCGCGTACCCGGTCCTGGAACATCGCCGCCTCGGCGGACTGCATGAGTTCCGTCAGGCTCGTCTCGGAGTGCGGCACTATCGTGGAACCGACCGAGGCCGAGACGTGCACCATTCGTTCGTGCAGCTGCACATCCATCCGGAAGAGCCCGCTCACCTCGCGGGTGAACTCGTCCATGCTGCCGAAGACGTCGATGTCGGAGCAGAAGATCATGAACTCGTCCCCGTAGAAGCGGGCCGGGGTGCACTTCGGCGGCAGTTCTGTGGTCAGACGTTCGGCGACTGCCGCGAGCAGTTCGTCACCGGCCGCGTGGCCCAGCGAGTCGTTCACGCGCTTGAAGTTGTTCAGGTCGCAGAACAGCACGGCGACCTTTCCCAACGCGTTCGTGGACAGCAGGTCGGACAGCAGCTCCTCGGAGCCCCTGCGGTTGAGCAGTCCGGTCGTGGCGTCGTGGGTGGCCTGGTAGCGCAGGGCCTCGGTGTGACGCACCTGAGCGGTCACGTCGTGGAAGGCCAGCAGCCACGAGCGGCTCCCGTCGTCGCGGACCGAGGCCGTGGTGCGCAGTTGGCACAGCACCGGCTCGCCGTCGGAGCGGGCCAGCACCCGGTGCGGCACCGGCCCGCCCACGTTCTCGCCGCCGGAGCTGTTCGGGCTGGGGAACAGCCCCCCGCCCTCGTCGCTGGGGTGCAGGAAGTCGTGCTCGGCCATCTCGAAGAAGTCGTGCAGCTGGTAGCCGAGCAGTTCCCCCAGCGCCCCGTTGGCGTCGAGCAGATGGCCCGCCTGGTCGAACAAGGCGATCCCCACCGGGGCGAGTTCGAACAGGTCGGTGAAGCGGCGCATCGAACGCTGCTGGCGCGCTCCGGTTTCGCTCTCGTCGCGGGTGATCTTGATGAACCCGTCCAGCTTGCCCGCGGGGGAGCGTTGTGCGGTGATCACCACGTGGGCCCAGAACCAACTGCCGTCCTTG
This genomic stretch from Actinopolyspora halophila DSM 43834 harbors:
- a CDS encoding putative bifunctional diguanylate cyclase/phosphodiesterase; translation: MDQQESEGFDETAESPREQSNTTRVLAAEDMREYAIFSLDPTGHVASWNASAARLKGYSSEEVIGRHFSLFYPADSVASGYPRWELDQAVAHGFFIDRGWRIRKDGSWFWAHVVITAQRSPAGKLDGFIKITRDESETGARQQRSMRRFTDLFELAPVGIALFDQAGHLLDANGALGELLGYQLHDFFEMAEHDFLHPSDEGGGLFPSPNSSGGENVGGPVPHRVLARSDGEPVLCQLRTTASVRDDGSRSWLLAFHDVTAQVRHTEALRYQATHDATTGLLNRRGSEELLSDLLSTNALGKVAVLFCDLNNFKRVNDSLGHAAGDELLAAVAERLTTELPPKCTPARFYGDEFMIFCSDIDVFGSMDEFTREVSGLFRMDVQLHERMVHVSASVGSTIVPHSETSLTELMQSAEAAMFQDRVRGQGQTNIALGRVLPSQAGIDQLAMEQQLREAINNDRLGVHYQPILANDGSVVLAEALLRWSHPEHGPLSPDVVLTVAEHGGLLAELDRCVLRTALRESAGWQRPDGRPVGVAVNLAGLRPEQPGFVEEVSAAINEAGTSPENLVLEMVETVIAALEEQPLQAMRRLTDTGVRFAMDDFGSGYSSLARLRDLPTQIIKLDRKFVSGLGTEITDLGIARVVAELARTMGLTCIAEGVENSTQHHLLRAIGLDAYQGYLFSVPLPAEEFRAFLDNTPTPNASL